One window from the genome of Saccharomyces mikatae IFO 1815 strain IFO1815 genome assembly, chromosome: 4 encodes:
- the CPP2 gene encoding cysteine-rich palmitoylated domain-containing protein CPP2: MSQQQGYYQQGPPPQQGYYQQGPPPQQGYYQQGPPQQGYPQQQPVYVQQGQQKEESCLDSCLKCLCCCFLLELVCGN, encoded by the coding sequence ATGAGCCAACAACAGGGCTACTACCAACAAGGTCCTCCGCCACAACAAGGTTATTACCAACAAGGTCCTCCGCCACAACAAGGTTATTACCAACAAGGTCCACCACAACAGGGCTACCCTCAACAACAGCCAGTCTACGTCCAACAAGGTCAACAGAAGGAAGAGAGCTGCTTGGATAGCTGCTTAAAATGTCTATGTTGTTGCTTCCTATTAGAGTTAGTTTGCGGTAActga